From one Xyrauchen texanus isolate HMW12.3.18 chromosome 17, RBS_HiC_50CHRs, whole genome shotgun sequence genomic stretch:
- the LOC127657956 gene encoding prolyl 3-hydroxylase 2-like, with product MALCSNTCPAVNVALKVAFFFTLNYATITADIGLSSGSLSGLLPPYDELYYRGVRAYFMEDWERAAEFIEKSISTRDMLLQIRRKCHDECLTAGDDTLSNLDPVEGSFWDLRTLDWMQLRAECVRFCMGQSVSPAGLLPVSSDIEYEFGTRNPYNFLQVTYYKMDKLQKAASAAHTFFVANPSHLEMRNNIEKYRRMTGVKDESFQDREREREKHWEMYDAALLAESSSDWVKAVNMWKECVNEMLKLTEECRAQCVMASQVLPEETDSVQGAYERAAALSLSLLSCKHMCVSLVSTRPGRVSALEDFLPMQLEHLHIAQYKAGDLKGAVETLRSLLLFYPTDSDSLSNLQLYTQNLEDDTVAQETGPIQEIAIYVSRALQEKKLLYFGMANLDFKFNDPDLWTPEDVVPESLRETCRVEKEQLHEKLKQGEKVEEVDDSGFYAGGPVPVVGVTITMDDQVLNGTNRVVLDGVLSKSECDRVMQLAAVAASVGDGYRGRRSPHTPHEKFEGLTVLRALKLAQDGLVNQSDARLLHELGETARVLMHSYFRSHSSLYFAYTHLVCRSAIPGHQEGRSDLSHPVHVDNCILDPETRQCWKEPPAFTHRDLSAVLYLNDDFEGGEFFFTDRDAKTVTAKVKPSCGRLVGFTSGPVNPHGVTAVAAGRRCALALWFTTEKHHRDLEREEAEALWAADGQIVVKEEKGDGESTSTSARSGRSQVRERNKERERVTGRRDEL from the exons ATGGCGCTGTGCTCAAACACATGCCCTGCTGTAAACGTGGCGCTGAAAGTAGCGTTCTTCTTCACTTTAAACTATGCAACTATCACGGCAGACATTGGACTGTCTTCAGGGAGTTTATCCGGACTTTTACCCCCTTATGACGAGCTCTATTACCGAGGGGTTCGGGCGTATTTTATGGAGGACTGGGAGCGAGCGGCGGAGTTCATAGAGAAATCCATTTCCACTCGAGACATGCTCCTGCAAATTAGACGAAAATGTCACGACGAGTGTTTAACAGCGGGAGATGACACGCTCTCCAACTTGG ACCCAGTAGAGGGTAGTTTCTGGGACCTGAGGACACTGGACTGGATGCAGCTGCGTGCTGAGTGTGTTAGGTTCTGCATGGGTCAAAGCGTCTCTCCTGCTGGCCTGCTCCCAGTATCTTCAGACATTGAGTACGAGTTCGGAACACGCAACCCCTACAACTTCCTGCAAGTCACCTACTACAAG ATGGATAAACTGCAGAAAGCCGCTTCGGCTGCTCACACGTTCTTTGTGGCCAATCCGAGTCATCTGGAGATGAGGAACAACATTGAGAAGTACAGGAGAATGACAGGAGTGAAAGACGAATCCTtccaggacagagagagagagcgtgagaaACACTGG GAGATGTATGATGCAGCCCTCCTGGCTGAGAGCTCGTCTGATTGGGTGAAGGCAGTGAACATGTGGAAagaatgtgtgaatgagatgcTTAAGCTGACAGAAGAGTGCAGAGCTCAATGTGTGATGGCATCACAGGTTCTTCCAGAAGAGACAGACTCTGTACAGGGGGCTTACGAGAGAGCTGCAG ccctctctctctccttgctgTCATGCAAACATATGTGTGTGTCCTTGGTGTCGACTCGACCTGGACGGGTTTCTGCTCTGGAGGACTTCCTGCCAATGCAGCTGGAACATCTTCATATTGCTCAGTACAAAG CTGGTGACCTGAAGGGGGCAGTGGAGACCCTGCGCTCCTTGCTGCTCTTTTACCCCACAGATTCAGACTCCCTAAGTAACCTGCAGCTTTACACCCAAAATCTAGAGGACGACACTGTGGCTCAGGAAACAGGTCCTATTCAG GAAATTGCCATATATGTCAGCAGAGCCCTGCAGGAGAAGAAATTGCTGTACTTTGGAATGGCAAACTTGGACTTTAAATTCAATGACCCG GATCTGTGGACACCCGAGGATGTTGTGCCCGAGTCACTGCGAGAAACCTGTAG AGTGGAGAAAGAACAACTTCATGAGAAACTGAAGCAGGGAGAGAAAGTGGAAGAAGTGGATGACAGTGGATTTTATGCAG GTGGTCCTGTTCCTGTGGTTGGTGTAACAATCACTATGGATGATCAGGTGCTGAATGGGACCAATCGTGTTGTGCTAGATGGAGTTTTATCCAAATCTGAATGTGATCGCGTGATGCAGCTGGCTGCC GTTGCTGCGTCTGTGGGTGATGGTTACCGGGGACGACGCTCTCCTCACACGCCACACGAGAAGTTTGAGGGTTTGACTGTTCTCAGAGCACTTAAG TTGGCTCAGGATGGGCTGGTTAACCAATCAGATGCCAGACTGCTGCATGAGCTTGGGGAGACTGCTAGGGTTCTGATGCATTCGTACTTCAGAAGTCACTCTTCTCTCTACTTTGCTTACACACACTTGGTGTGCCGCTCTGCCATCCCAG ggcACCAGGAGGGGCGTTCAGATCTTTCTCATCCAGTTCATGTGGACAACTGCATCCTGGACCCAGAAACCAGGCAGTGCTGGAAAGAACCTCCTGCTTTCACTCATCGAGACCTCAG TGCTGTTCTTTACCTGAATGATGATTTTGAAGGAGGGGAATTCTTCTTCACTGATCGAGATGCCAAAACTGTTACC GCAAAGGTTAAGCCAAGCTGTGGACGACTTGTTGGCTTTACATCAGGACCTGTCAATCCTCATGGTGTTACTGCAGTTGCGGCTGGTCGACGATGTGCACTGGCACTCTGGTTCACCACTGAAAAGCACCACAGAGATTTG